One region of Termitidicoccus mucosus genomic DNA includes:
- a CDS encoding ACP phosphodiesterase — protein sequence MNWLAHLHLSKPAPAFRIGSLLPDFTTPACIAALPEEFQRGAECHRRIDAFTDAHPVVRRSMARVGPHYRRFAGVLVDVFYDHILARDWASHAGIPLPAFAAEIYDGFRSQRTLLPDDLNARFDLMIEHDWLCGYRELAGIRAALARLSSRLRRPFDLAAATDILAQNHEAFRSDFNTYFPQLRAHVAAFMGGVCGDSAPKNGMDQGSGLASARSAGILPAVETKGAKRR from the coding sequence GTGAACTGGCTCGCGCATCTCCACCTCTCGAAACCGGCGCCCGCGTTTCGCATCGGCAGCCTCCTGCCGGACTTCACCACGCCCGCGTGCATCGCCGCGCTGCCGGAGGAATTCCAACGCGGCGCGGAATGCCACCGGCGCATCGACGCGTTCACCGATGCGCATCCGGTCGTGCGTCGCAGCATGGCGCGCGTCGGCCCGCACTACCGCCGCTTCGCCGGCGTGCTGGTGGACGTCTTCTACGACCATATCCTCGCGCGCGACTGGGCATCCCATGCCGGGATTCCCCTGCCCGCCTTCGCCGCCGAAATCTACGACGGCTTCCGCTCCCAGCGGACTCTCCTGCCGGACGACCTCAACGCCCGTTTCGACCTCATGATCGAGCACGACTGGCTGTGCGGCTACCGCGAGCTGGCCGGCATCCGCGCCGCGCTCGCCCGCCTCTCCTCCCGCCTGCGCCGCCCCTTCGATCTCGCCGCCGCGACCGACATCCTCGCGCAAAACCACGAGGCTTTCCGCTCCGACTTCAACACGTATTTCCCGCAGTTGCGCGCGCACGTGGCGGCTTTCATGGGCGGCGTTTGCGGAGACAGCGCACCCAAGAACGGAATGGACCAGGGCAGCGGGCTCGCGTCAGCGCGTAGCGCAGGCATCCTGCCTGCCGTCGAAACAAAAGGCGCGAAGCGCCGCTGA